A window of Zingiber officinale cultivar Zhangliang chromosome 5A, Zo_v1.1, whole genome shotgun sequence contains these coding sequences:
- the LOC121981232 gene encoding syntaxin-71-like: MSVIDILTRVDAICKKYEKYDVERLNGDNVAGDDAFARLYASVDLDVESALQKAETASQEKNRAAVVALNAEIRRTKARLLEEVPKLQRLALKKVKGLSKEELSTRNDLVLALPDRIQSIPDGSTNGAKATGSWTASASRTEIRFDSTSDGRFESEYFQQTEESNQFRQEYEMRKMKQDQGLDIISEGLDTLQNMAHDMNEELDRQVPLMDEIDSKVDKATSDLKNTNVRLKETVNQLRSSRNFCIDIILLCIILGIAAYLYNVLKK; the protein is encoded by the exons ATGAGCGTCATCGACATCCTCACGCGCGTCGACGCTATCTGCAAGAAGTACGAAAAGTACGACGTCGAGAGGCTCAACGGGGACAACGTCGCCGGTGATGACGCCTTTGCTCGCCTCTACGCCTCAGTCGACTTAGACGTAGAGTCCGCCCTCCAG AAAGCGGAGACGGCGTCCCAGGAGAAAAATCGGGCAGCGGTAGTGGCTCTGAATGCGGAGATTCGGCGGACCAAGGCTCGTTTGTTGGAGGAGGTCCCGAAGCTGCAGAGGTTGGCCCTCAAGAAG GTAAAAGGCCTCTCCAAAGAAGAACTTTCCACACGTAATGATTTGGTACTTGCACTGCCAGACAGAATTCAGTCTATTCCAGATGGCAGTACAAATGGAGCAAAAGCAACTGGTAGCTGGACAGCATCAGCTTCTCGCACAGAAATTAGATTTGATTCTACATCAG ATGGAAGATTTGAGAGTGAGTATTTTCAGCAGACTGAAGAATCAAACCAATTTAGGCAAGAGTATGAGATGCGCAAAATGAAACAG GATCAAGGCTTAGACATTATATCTGAAGGTCTGGATACACTGCAAAATATGGCTCATGATATGAATGAG GAACTTGACAGGCAAGTCCCTTTAATGGATGAAATTGACAGTAAG GTGGACAAGGCTACTTCAGACCTGAAAAACACTAATGTTAGACTCAAGGAAACTGTTAATCAG CTACGATCCAGTCGCAACTTTTGCATTGACATCATTTTGTTATGCATTATTCTTGGTATTGCAGCTTACCTGTACAA TGTGTTGAAGAAGTGA
- the LOC121983070 gene encoding uncharacterized protein LOC121983070: MGEDLKQRVQQHDDDEDDEELFDSDSLLSNSDDDGDHAETNRNEPLYGLSSTLVEQLPIKRGLSKYYQGKSQSYTSLSVVRTLEDLPKKESPFKRKTMMKTTCKSYGASQACGCRVMSRKAPRAASCAALAAQGGGGEKPPLVHPLQKNSYNSH; this comes from the exons ATGGGTGAAGATCTCAAGCAAAGAGTACAGCAgcatgatgatgatgaagatgaCGAAGAGCTCTTTGATTCTGACTCTCTTTTAAGCAACTCCGACGACGACGGAGATCATGCGGAGACGAATCGAAATGAGCCATTGTATGGGTTATCTAGTACTCTGGTGGAGCAACTGCCCATCAA GAGAGGGCTTTCGAAATACTATCAGGGGAAATCACAATCCTACACGTCCCTCTCTGTGGTCAGGACCTTGGAGGACCTGCCGAAGAAGGAGAGCCCTTTCAAGAGAAAGACGATGATGAAGACTACGTGCAAGAGCTATGGAGCCAGCCAGGCTTGTGGCTGCAGGGTGATGTCGAGGAAGGCTCCCAGGGCTGCTTCTTGTGCTGCTTTGGCGGCGCAAGGCGGCGGCGGCGAGAAGCCGCCTCTTGTTCATCCTCTGCAGAAAAATTCATACAATTCGCattga